A window from Culex pipiens pallens isolate TS chromosome 3, TS_CPP_V2, whole genome shotgun sequence encodes these proteins:
- the LOC120413825 gene encoding uncharacterized protein LOC120413825 produces the protein MCWGDCGQIVRIVGARRQGPRIQHGFDLHQHGSQLFEDPTEVRATWRDEAPGDSVAAAELLHLLDVLLLGEQLGQSLELGLRPNEVRRVVGVHFVHQASTSSKPAQGSEEGIRRQTRDQFQVYGSRAHTHEEGHVPLRHHRPSCCGQRLDQERPCEIDTGVEERRGWLNSVGREVSHQLGRLHRVDSEARHAPSNHLPDCRLHVHRPKTLTNQREQALLAYVEVLFVFVANERFCDRVLGRHQDLVPAVVRHESLLDSTANSQKAVVGINERVQSSQAVRVVFLQRQQLGLERFPLHQPQGQLQRRVALFARRFSLYQDFSSRDDVVRKPHHQAHAAKQSAEISELVEDPQSLNRRR, from the exons ATGTGCTGGGGTGACTGCGGTCAGATCGTTCGGATCGTCGGAGCACGGCGTCAAGGGCCGCGAATTCAGCACGGCTTCGATTTGCACCAGCACGGTAGTCAGCTCTTCGAAG ATCCCACCGAAGTGCGGGCTACGTGGCGGGATGAAGCTCCAGGTGATTCCGTGGCTGCTGCAGAACTCCTCCACCTTCTCGATGTGCTGCTCCTCGGCGAACAACTTGGCCAGTCGCTCGAGCTCGGTCTCCGACCCAACGAAGTTCGTCGCGTTGTCGGAGTGCATTTTGTTCACCAGGCCTCGACGTCCAGTAAACCGGCGCAAGGCAGCGAGGAAGGCATCCGTCGTCAGACTCGAGACCAGTTCCAGGTGTATGGCTCGCGTGCTCATACACACGAAGAGGGACACGTACCCCTTCGTCATCATCGGCCTTCGTGCTGCGGTCAGCGACTTGATCAGGAACGGCCCTGCGAAATCGACACCGGTGTGGAAGAACGcaggggctggttgaactcggTAGGACGGGAGGTCTCCCATCAGCTGGGCCGTCTTCATCGGGTTGACTCGGAAGCACGTCACGCACCCTCGAATCACCTTCCGGATTGTCGTCTTCACGTTCATCGGCCAAAAACGCTGACGAATCAGCGCGAGCAGGCCCTTCTGGCCTACGTGGAGGTTCTGTTTGTGTTCGTGGCGAATGAACGATTCTGTGACCGGGTGCTTGGCAGGCATCAGGATCTGGTGCCGGCTGTCGTACGGCACGAAAGCTTGCTTGATTCGACCGCCAACTCTCAGAAGGCCGTCGTCGGGATCAATGAACGGGTTCAGTCCTCGCAGGCGGTGCGTGTGGTTTTCCTTCAACGCCAGCAGCTCGGCCTGGAACGTTTCCCGTTGCATCAGCCGCAGGGTCAACTTCAACGCCGCGTCGCGCTCTTCGCTCGACGGTTCTCCCTTTACCAGGACTTCTCTTCTCGTGATGATGTAGTTCGCAAACCGCACCACCAGGCTCATGCTGCGAAGCAGTCGGCGGAAATCTCCGAGCTTGTCGAAGATCCGCAATCGCTGAATCGGCGCCGCTAG
- the LOC120414806 gene encoding MRN complex-interacting protein, whose protein sequence is MCSARKKVKIQIIRIFRNFSVLFILKMPQVLRVVCCFQCRQFQSDIVKKSNKWTCNRCNTKQTLRKEYGRGSGLECRLLAQQLSAKSCETEGLLDRTLVERLLQEDDDFELPPDEGSERVVEQTESRGETTSKWGSFLAKEKPEEVLGLPSENAVPQARAIQRAHLEPVREDSREGKSVWEPRKSSTSWQPKRNDHVESPARTHSIPLMNFHQMGKQDKKEYKWESRKNLTSSAKVCPKPPEEERIAEEKPQTQRFFSFKPKVPTSLKRSPERIEEARVTESGSIRTSEEECNKKIKLDKDEDIKISSNERYTGNEISHPISSVGSASKWNKFVVKHEEDDGIM, encoded by the exons ATGTGCAGCGCgcgtaaaaaagttaaaattcaaataattcgaATTTTCCGCAACTTTAGTGTACTTTTCATTCTCAAAATGCCCCAAGTGCTTCGCGTCGTTTGCTGCTTCCAATGTCGTCAGTTTCAG TCGGACATCGTGAAGAAATCCAACAAGTGGACCTGCAACCGGTGCAACACGAAGCAAACCCTGCGCAAAGAGTACGGCCGCGGATCGGGCCTCGAGTGCCGCCTGCTGGCCCAACAACTCAGCGCCAAGAGCTGCGAAACGGAGGGCTTGCTGGATCGAACGCTGGTCGAGCGGTTGCTGCAGGAGGACGACGACTTTGAGCTTCCCCCGGATGAGGGGTCGGAACGGGTCGTTGAACAAACAGAGAGCCGTGGAGAGACGACCAGTAAGTGGGGATCGTTTCTGGCGAAGGAGAAACCGGAGGAGGTTTTGGGACTGCCGAGTGAGAATGCTGTGCCACAGGCGAGGGCGATTCAGAGGGCACATTTGGAACCGGTTAGGGAAGATTCTCGTGAGGGTAAGTCGGTTTGGGAACCCAGGAAAAGCAGCACAAGTTGGCAACCAAAACGAAACGATCACGTTGAATCTCCTGCGCGAACGCATTCGATTCCGTTGATGAACTTTCATCAGATGGGGAAGCAAGATAAGAAAGAGTACAAATGGGAGTCGCGCAAGAATTTGACCAGCTCGGCCAAGGTCTGTCCGAAACCACCGGAAGAAGAGCGCATCGCAGAAGAGAAACCGCAAACTCAAAGATTCTTCAGCTTTAAGCCGAAGGTTCCGACGAGTTTGAAGCGATCACCGGAACGGATTGAAGAAGCACGTGTTACAGAGAGTGGATCGATAAGAACTAGCGAGGAAGAGTGTAATAAAAAGATCAAACTCGATAAAGATGAGGACATTAAAATCTCCTCCAACGAACGATACACAGGGAATGAAATAAGTCATCCAATAAGCAGTGTTGGTTCTGCTTCGAAGTGGAACAAATTCGTTGTGAAACATGAAGAAGACGATGGAATAATGTAG
- the LOC120414388 gene encoding probable Golgi SNAP receptor complex member 2, producing the protein MEALYFQTNGLIQETQQCFQQLSLVRTDSGAVETDIQTKLATINANCDRLDVLLYKVPAAQRQNAKMRVDQLKYDLRHLQAALKQYQDKKSRRELEQAERENLLNKRFTANSETSIEIDYSLQHNNSMQNAHRGVDEMLWTGSSVLDGLRSQRETLKGARKRILDVGNTLGLSNQTMKMIERRLVEDKYVMVGGMVVTLLIIVLVVWYFVF; encoded by the exons ATGGAGGCGCTCTACTTCCAGACCAACGGTCTGATCCAGGAAACGCAGCAATGTTTTCAGCAGCTCAGCCTGGTTCGGACGGATTCCGGCGCCGTCGAGACCGACATCCAGACCAAGTTGGCCACAATTAATGC CAACTGCGACCGGCTGGACGTTCTGCTGTACAAGGTTCCGGCGGCGCAACGGCAAAACGCCAAAATGCGCGTCGACCAGCTCAAGTACGACTTGCGGCACCTGCAGGCCGCCCTCAAGCAGTACCAGGACAAAAAGAGTCGCCGCGAGCTGGAGCAAGCGGAGCGGGAGAACCTGCTCAACAAGCGCTTCACCGCCAACTCGGAAACCTCAATCGAGATCGATTACTCGCTGCAGCACAACAACTCGATGCAGAACGCGCACCGTGGAGTGGACGAAATGCTGTGGACCGGGTCGAGCGTGCTGGACGGGCTGCGAAGTCAGCGCGAGACGTTGAAGGGAGCGCGCAAGCGGATTTTGGATGTGGGCAATACGCTCGGGTTGTCGAACCAGACGATGAAGATGATCGAGCGGAGGCTGGTCGAGGACAAGTACGTGATGGTGGGCGGGATGGTGGTCACGTTGCTGATTATCGTGCTGGTTGTGTGGTATTTTGTGTTTTAG
- the LOC120414623 gene encoding uncharacterized protein LOC120414623, whose protein sequence is MNLDRFTLVSNGVVEFKSTWRTTGEKPDLVDSCTGTDEPAPQIDASTDAAERKDAGTQTGGSPRHSNATCDDAKLANWLRKVCPLVEEELSFGITDLPDANDNFSDLSGRLLIRKHQELTMRKLNPELENGQKLNMGAAAWLSIRTRDAPLLVLSCGSHHEAWCEHTFASITAFTPKRDAFGSVHWVELSSCPVKACIETLETNPFNKDMFAGGTVSGDVYIWQYELNFKHEQNSFTEIFSETTDFGKVVDMTWIRPNPMTKDFGLLSCHSDATVILWKIGKHVGKDKTFRISNSTSSRKALILTQILAISNSEFVVGSVDGSMLLCSMTQLIPIGSANNGNSTTSAKKSYFAPSFTELKPHSFAVTTLLKLENDRQQFLISCDLTGEVYFHDVTDAINTTPTLVIKMPLPFKNRIICTDDMRFILSPNTDGALEIYNIDSGSQDVVECGGMKGRPGLIRASANGKWLITGPYDGSFVVYAVEKDG, encoded by the exons ATGAACCTCGATCGCTTCACGCTGGTCTCCAACGGAGTCGTGGAGTTCAAATCCACCTGGCGAACAACCGGCGAAAAGCCCGACCTCGTGGACAGTTGCACTGGCACGGATGAGCCTGCACCGCAGATCGACGCCTCGACGGATGCCGCCGAGCGAAAGGACGCCGGG ACTCAAACGGGAGGATCTCCGCGCCATTCCAACGCCACGTGCGACGATGCCAAGCTGGCCAACTGGTTACGCAAGGTTTGTCCGCTGGTTGAGGAAGAGTTATCGTTCGGAATTACGGATCTACCGGACGCAAATGATAACTTTAGCGATTTGTCGGGTAGACTGTTGATCCGGAAGCATCAGGAACTCACTATGAGGAAATTGAACCCAGAACTGGAGAACGGTCAAAAGTTGAACATGGGGGCGGCAGCTTGGCTGTCGATTCGTACTAGGGATGCTCCGTTGCTGGTTTTGTCCTGCGGATCGCATCACGAGGCATGGTGCGAGCATACGTTCGCATCAATTACAGCTTTTACGCCAAAACGTGACGCGTTCGGATCCGTTCATTGGGTCGAGCTTAGCAGTTGCCCCGTGAAGGCCTGCATCGAGACGCTCGAGACGAACCCTTTCAACAAGGACATGTTCGCTGGGGGAACCGTTTCCGGCGATGTCTACATCTGGCAGTACGAACTTAACTTCAAGCATGAGCAGAATTCCTTTACGGAAATTTTCTCCGAGACCACCGACTTTGGAAAGGTCGTCGACATGACCTGGATCAGGCCGAACCCAATGACCAAAGATTTTGGACTGCTGTCCTGCCACAGCGATGCAACCGTGATTCTATGGAAGATTGGCAAGCACGTCGGAAAGGATAAAAC ATTTCGCATTTCAAACTCAACGTCATCCCGCAAAGCCCTGATTCTAACGCAGATTTTAGCCATTTCCAACTCGGAGTTCGTGGTCGGTTCCGTCGATGGCAGCATGCTGCTCTGCTCCATGACCCAATTGATACCCATCGGATCGGCAAACAACGGCAACTCGACAACATCTGCTAAGAAAAGCTACTTTGCACCGTCATTCACGGAGCTCAAGCCGCACTCGTTCGCGGTGACCACGTTGCTCAAGCTGGAGAACGACCGTCAGCAGTTCCTGATCAGCTGCGATCTCACCGGCGAGGTGTACTTCCACGATGTCACCGATGCGATC AACACAACTCCCACGCTGGTCATCAAGATGCCGCTGCCGTTCAAGAACCGGATAATCTGCACCGACGACATGCGGTTCATTCTGAGTCCGAACACGGACGGTGCGCTGGAGATTTACAACATCGACAGCGGATCGCAGGATGTGGTTGAGTGCGGCGGCATGAAGGGCCGACCCGGATTGATACGGGCTAGCGCGAATGG aAAATGGCTTATCACAGGACCCTACGATGGAAGTTTTGTTGTGTATGCCGTGGAGAAAGACGGTTAA